One Thiobacillus sp. genomic region harbors:
- a CDS encoding IclR family transcriptional regulator has product MSAPIPTPPSSGIQVIDRAVALLDALANHDEGTNLKVLGLDAGLSPSTAFRILAALQAHGLVSRDEAGHYLLGPRLTRWAGKVRVGGDIREVARPLMERLRDALKETVNLTVRQGDEVVYVERATSSRMMRVEQVIGSRAPLHVTAVGKLMLGEDGRAAVVDYAKRTGLSAFTPNTLNTEAKLLKNINLSLAQGYALDNEEAEMGVGCIGALIRDANGQAVAGLSVSAPRERRQDAWIELVTAAAAEISAALGYRG; this is encoded by the coding sequence ATGAGCGCCCCCATTCCCACCCCACCCTCATCAGGCATCCAGGTCATCGACCGGGCAGTGGCCCTGCTGGACGCCCTGGCTAATCACGATGAAGGCACCAACCTCAAGGTGCTGGGCCTGGACGCGGGGCTTTCCCCCTCCACCGCCTTTCGCATCCTGGCCGCCCTCCAGGCCCACGGCCTGGTGAGCCGGGACGAGGCCGGCCACTACCTGCTGGGTCCCCGCCTGACCCGCTGGGCCGGCAAGGTGCGCGTGGGTGGGGACATCCGAGAGGTGGCCCGTCCCCTCATGGAACGGCTCCGGGATGCACTGAAGGAGACCGTGAACCTCACCGTGCGCCAGGGGGACGAGGTGGTGTACGTGGAACGCGCCACCTCGTCGCGCATGATGCGGGTGGAGCAGGTCATCGGCAGCCGCGCCCCCCTCCACGTCACCGCCGTGGGCAAGCTCATGCTGGGGGAGGACGGCCGCGCCGCCGTGGTGGATTACGCCAAGCGCACCGGCCTGTCCGCCTTCACCCCCAATACCCTGAACACCGAGGCCAAGCTGCTGAAGAACATCAACCTCTCCCTAGCCCAGGGTTATGCCCTGGACAACGAGGAAGCTGAAATGGGCGTGGGCTGCATCGGCGCCCTCATTCGGGACGCCAACGGCCAGGCCGTCGCGGGCCTGTCCGTCTCAGCCCCCAGGGAGCGACGTCAGGATGCCTGGATCGAACTCGTCACCGCCGCGGCGGCGGAAATCTCCGCCGCCCTGGGGTACCGGGGTTGA
- a CDS encoding fatty acid desaturase yields MNVLLNGLIQLPWWGYILVALALTHITIAGVTIFLHRCQAHRALELHPVISHFFRFWLWLTTGMVTKAWAAIHRKHHAKCETPEDPHSPQVMSLSKVLWEGAELYQAEAKDAETLERYGHGTPDDWLERKLYTPHSAKGIVLMLALDVMLFGPIGLTIWAVQMLWIPIFAAGVINGIGHYWGYRNFACEDASTNIVPWGILIGGEELHNNHHAYGSSAKLSNRWYEFDIGWLYIRTMEILGLANVKKVAPRVRWGEIKHFCDAELLHAVITHRYDVLTRYARAIRKITGQELARLGGNIPERKQVLRWLNLDKADLKTEERDSLAKVLASSERLKQLYQMRQELAAIWGRSSASREQLVFQLQDWCRKAEESGIEALSQFSLKLRSYA; encoded by the coding sequence ATGAACGTGCTTCTCAACGGCCTGATCCAGCTACCCTGGTGGGGCTACATCTTGGTCGCCTTGGCCCTGACCCACATCACCATCGCCGGCGTCACCATTTTCCTGCACCGCTGCCAGGCCCATCGGGCCCTGGAACTTCACCCCGTCATCTCCCATTTCTTCCGCTTCTGGCTATGGCTCACCACCGGCATGGTCACCAAGGCCTGGGCCGCCATCCACCGCAAGCACCACGCCAAGTGCGAAACCCCGGAAGACCCCCACAGCCCACAAGTGATGAGCCTTTCCAAGGTGCTTTGGGAGGGCGCCGAGCTCTACCAGGCCGAGGCGAAGGATGCCGAGACCCTGGAACGCTACGGCCACGGCACCCCGGACGACTGGCTGGAGCGCAAGCTCTACACACCCCACTCCGCCAAGGGCATCGTGCTGATGCTGGCCCTGGACGTAATGCTGTTCGGCCCTATCGGCCTCACCATCTGGGCCGTACAGATGCTCTGGATTCCCATCTTCGCCGCCGGCGTCATCAACGGCATCGGCCACTACTGGGGCTACCGCAACTTCGCCTGCGAGGATGCCAGCACCAATATCGTGCCCTGGGGCATCCTCATCGGCGGCGAGGAACTGCACAACAACCACCACGCCTACGGGAGCTCCGCCAAGCTATCCAACCGCTGGTATGAATTCGACATCGGCTGGCTGTACATCCGCACGATGGAAATCCTCGGCCTGGCCAATGTGAAAAAGGTGGCCCCCCGGGTGCGCTGGGGTGAGATCAAGCACTTCTGCGACGCGGAACTTCTCCACGCCGTCATCACCCACCGCTACGACGTGCTCACCCGCTATGCCCGGGCCATCCGCAAGATCACCGGACAGGAACTTGCCAGGCTGGGCGGCAACATCCCCGAGCGCAAGCAGGTGCTGCGCTGGCTGAACCTGGACAAGGCCGACCTCAAGACCGAGGAGCGGGACTCATTGGCCAAGGTGCTGGCCAGCAGCGAGCGTCTCAAGCAGCTCTACCAGATGCGCCAGGAACTGGCTGCCATCTGGGGCCGCTCTTCCGCCAGCCGGGAGCAGTTGGTGTTCCAGCTCCAGGACTGGTGCCGCAAGGCCGAGGAAAGCGGCATCGAGGCCCTGTCCCAGTTCTCCCTGAAGCTGCGCAGTTACGCCTGA
- the glcE gene encoding glycolate oxidase subunit GlcE produces MASDISTQLQARVQAALADRTPLAIRAGGSKDFYGRRVVGDSLDVAGHAGIVGYAPTELVVTARCGTPLADLEAALARQGQMLPFEPPRFAEAATVGGMVAAGLSGPRRPWGGAVRDAVLGVKLLTGRGEVLSFGGQVMKNVAGYDVSRLMAGSLGSLGVILEVSLKALPGPAKEITVVQEADAPAALERLAFWQGKAWPLSASLHDGERLWIRLSGTHAGVNAAREAMGGEEVGDLSIWTRAREQTLPFFDTDRPLWRLSVPPATPVLDLPGTWLTEWGGAQRWLVSDAPAASIRAAATTAGGHATLFRAHHERGEVFQPLPGPLLALHKRIKASFDPAGILNPGVMYQGL; encoded by the coding sequence ATGGCCAGCGATATTTCCACCCAGCTTCAGGCCCGGGTCCAGGCAGCACTGGCCGACCGGACACCCCTGGCCATCCGTGCCGGCGGCAGCAAGGACTTCTATGGCCGTCGGGTGGTGGGCGACTCCTTGGACGTGGCCGGCCATGCCGGTATCGTCGGCTACGCGCCCACGGAACTGGTAGTCACCGCCCGTTGCGGCACGCCCCTGGCGGATTTGGAAGCGGCGTTGGCCCGGCAGGGCCAGATGCTGCCCTTCGAGCCGCCACGTTTCGCCGAAGCGGCCACGGTGGGTGGCATGGTGGCCGCCGGCCTCTCCGGCCCCCGGCGGCCCTGGGGCGGGGCGGTACGGGACGCGGTGCTGGGGGTGAAATTGCTCACCGGCAGGGGGGAGGTCCTCAGCTTCGGCGGCCAGGTGATGAAGAACGTGGCGGGCTATGACGTCTCCCGCCTCATGGCCGGCAGTCTGGGCAGCCTGGGGGTGATCCTGGAAGTCTCCCTGAAGGCGCTGCCCGGGCCAGCCAAGGAAATCACCGTGGTGCAGGAGGCGGATGCTCCTGCGGCCCTGGAGCGCCTTGCCTTCTGGCAGGGCAAGGCCTGGCCACTGTCCGCCAGCCTACACGACGGCGAGCGCCTTTGGATCCGTCTTTCCGGCACCCACGCAGGCGTGAACGCCGCCCGGGAGGCAATGGGGGGCGAGGAGGTGGGAGACCTGTCCATCTGGACTCGGGCACGGGAACAGACCCTGCCGTTCTTCGATACGGATCGGCCCCTGTGGCGCCTGTCCGTACCCCCCGCGACCCCCGTCCTGGACCTGCCCGGCACCTGGCTCACGGAATGGGGAGGCGCCCAGCGCTGGCTGGTGTCGGACGCGCCGGCCGCCAGCATCCGCGCCGCTGCCACCACGGCGGGCGGTCATGCCACGCTGTTCCGAGCTCATCACGAGCGGGGCGAGGTGTTCCAGCCCCTGCCGGGGCCACTGCTGGCCCTCCACAAGCGCATCAAGGCCAGTTTCGACCCGGCGGGCATTTTGAATCCCGGCGTGATGTATCAAGGCCTGTAA
- the rpmB gene encoding 50S ribosomal protein L28, producing the protein MARVCQVTGKKPMVGNNVSHANNKTKRRFLPNLQNRRFWVESENRWVRMRVTNAALRLIDKKGIDVVLADLRAAGEI; encoded by the coding sequence ATGGCCCGTGTATGCCAAGTAACCGGCAAGAAGCCGATGGTGGGAAACAACGTTTCCCACGCCAACAACAAGACCAAGCGTCGTTTCCTGCCCAACCTGCAGAACCGTCGTTTCTGGGTCGAGAGCGAGAACCGCTGGGTACGCATGCGCGTCACCAACGCCGCCCTGCGACTCATCGACAAGAAGGGCATCGACGTGGTCCTCGCCGACCTGCGCGCCGCCGGTGAGATCTAA
- the rpmG gene encoding 50S ribosomal protein L33, with the protein MAKGAREKIKLESTAGTGHFYTTTKNKKTMPEKMAIMKYDPKARKHVEYKETKLK; encoded by the coding sequence ATGGCTAAAGGCGCACGCGAAAAGATCAAGCTGGAGTCCACTGCCGGCACCGGTCACTTCTACACGACCACCAAGAACAAGAAGACCATGCCCGAGAAGATGGCGATCATGAAGTACGATCCCAAGGCCCGTAAGCATGTGGAATACAAGGAAACCAAGCTGAAATAA
- a CDS encoding phosphoketolase, with the protein MQYFGEAWPGFDNHGTEPAVEVATGRIKEVDETAAYQTLLMADALRYVTLQVCGSKGSGHPGGFASSAEAYASLVMLGHTNIVTEVGHHAPGFYSAMFLDTSLEEMGIRTMSDMMARFREKHGLLGHLSGAIPGLLAPAGPLGQGQHFAMAGALLHPGKLFPVTIGDGGMGEPYVLNSMMHFHTAYPKVTNFLPTLIWNGYSQEHHSMVSRFTNDEMIAYWKGHGFEKVVLVDAKAFDDSGQDGAYVDSSRFSHGQRLAFAKAVLEGVDRAAKAALSGKLTAFIIKQLKGAGVHTLGAKSHNLYPADTLEAPLIVDGLKRRALNPEAWTIVRENFVRAGGGPAVKTAVTEHVLDIAPLGAFPTQEFKKGEKAVPATAMGALVAWVGGQDERFVVTNADGNEASAMKNINDALKIRHPTQDPLYNQEPNGQVYEPLNEDACAGLAAGLSLFGSRALWLSYESFAINGWPIVQTVTQAMAELRRKTPSVVTMFTAGALEQGRNGWTHQRPEIENYFAAQMRNGNVFMLFPCDANAIQAAYEYATNSYNKGMVIIASKSPLPVYMGMDEARDAVEKGAATIYESASGTKGTVVFAVTGDMVYLPVFEAKDRLEAEGYRVRIVAVVNPRRLYRATDVAWDTVSEPDNAFMDDDHFNALFDGDVLMAVSGGPSASLEPVLMRTRAARRDTFAWKRGETTASPAEIMDFNGITAAKMAARVHALAG; encoded by the coding sequence ATGCAGTACTTCGGCGAGGCCTGGCCAGGCTTCGACAACCATGGGACCGAGCCCGCCGTGGAGGTCGCCACCGGCCGCATCAAGGAAGTGGATGAAACTGCCGCCTACCAGACCCTGCTCATGGCCGACGCCCTGCGCTACGTCACCCTCCAGGTCTGCGGTTCCAAGGGCTCCGGCCACCCCGGCGGCTTTGCCTCCAGCGCCGAGGCCTACGCCTCCCTGGTGATGCTGGGCCACACCAACATCGTCACCGAGGTGGGCCACCACGCCCCCGGCTTCTACAGCGCCATGTTCCTGGACACCTCCCTGGAGGAGATGGGCATCCGCACCATGAGCGACATGATGGCCCGCTTCCGGGAGAAGCACGGCCTGCTGGGCCACCTGTCCGGCGCCATCCCGGGCCTGTTGGCCCCCGCCGGTCCCCTGGGGCAGGGCCAGCATTTCGCCATGGCCGGCGCCCTGCTGCACCCCGGCAAGCTGTTCCCGGTGACCATCGGCGACGGCGGCATGGGGGAGCCCTACGTGCTCAATTCCATGATGCATTTCCACACCGCCTATCCCAAGGTCACCAACTTCCTGCCCACCCTGATCTGGAATGGCTACAGCCAGGAGCACCATTCCATGGTGTCCCGCTTTACCAATGACGAGATGATCGCCTACTGGAAGGGCCACGGCTTCGAGAAGGTGGTACTGGTGGATGCCAAGGCATTCGACGATTCCGGCCAGGACGGCGCCTATGTGGATTCCTCCCGCTTCTCCCACGGCCAGCGCCTGGCCTTTGCCAAGGCCGTGCTGGAAGGCGTGGACCGGGCCGCCAAGGCCGCCCTGTCCGGCAAGCTCACCGCCTTCATCATCAAGCAGTTGAAGGGCGCCGGCGTGCACACCCTGGGTGCCAAGTCCCACAACCTTTATCCGGCCGATACCCTGGAGGCGCCGCTGATCGTCGACGGCTTGAAGCGCCGCGCCCTCAACCCCGAGGCCTGGACCATCGTGCGGGAAAACTTCGTGCGCGCCGGCGGCGGCCCCGCCGTTAAGACCGCGGTCACCGAGCACGTGCTGGACATCGCGCCCCTGGGTGCCTTCCCCACCCAGGAGTTCAAGAAGGGAGAAAAAGCCGTGCCCGCCACCGCCATGGGCGCCCTGGTGGCCTGGGTGGGCGGCCAGGACGAGCGCTTCGTGGTGACCAATGCCGACGGCAACGAGGCGTCCGCCATGAAGAACATCAACGATGCCCTGAAGATCCGCCATCCCACCCAGGATCCCCTGTACAACCAGGAGCCCAACGGCCAGGTGTACGAGCCCCTCAACGAGGACGCCTGCGCCGGCCTGGCCGCCGGCCTGTCCCTGTTCGGCTCCCGGGCCCTGTGGCTCAGCTATGAAAGCTTCGCCATCAACGGCTGGCCCATCGTCCAGACGGTCACCCAGGCCATGGCCGAACTGCGCCGCAAGACGCCTTCCGTGGTGACCATGTTCACCGCCGGCGCCCTGGAGCAGGGGCGCAACGGCTGGACCCACCAGCGCCCGGAGATCGAGAACTACTTCGCCGCCCAGATGCGCAACGGCAACGTGTTCATGCTGTTCCCCTGTGACGCCAACGCCATCCAGGCCGCCTACGAGTACGCCACCAACAGCTACAACAAGGGCATGGTGATCATTGCCTCCAAGTCCCCCCTGCCGGTGTACATGGGCATGGATGAGGCCCGGGACGCGGTGGAGAAGGGCGCCGCCACCATCTATGAAAGTGCCTCCGGCACCAAGGGAACGGTGGTCTTCGCCGTCACCGGCGACATGGTCTACCTGCCCGTGTTCGAGGCCAAGGACAGGCTGGAGGCTGAAGGCTACAGGGTGCGCATCGTCGCCGTGGTGAACCCCCGCCGCTTGTATCGCGCCACCGACGTGGCCTGGGACACGGTGTCCGAGCCGGACAACGCCTTCATGGACGACGACCACTTCAACGCCCTGTTCGACGGCGATGTGCTCATGGCCGTGAGCGGCGGCCCCTCCGCCAGCCTGGAGCCGGTCTTGATGCGCACCCGGGCGGCCCGTCGCGACACCTTTGCCTGGAAGCGCGGCGAGACCACCGCCAGCCCGGCGGAGATCATGGACTTCAACGGCATCACCGCCGCGAAGATGGCGGCGCGGGTCCACGCCCTGGCGGGCTGA
- a CDS encoding FAD-binding protein → MPLTPDFIATLQAALPGRVLASAEACRPYECDGLSAYRKTPEVVALPETVEEVRAVLGLCSRHGVPVVARGAGTGLSGGALPIEGGLLLGMAKFNRILNIDAANRTARVQPGVRNLAISEAAAAYGLYYAPDPSSQIACSIGGNVAENSGGVHCLKYGLTVHNVFSVTMLTMDGELVTLGSQALDGPGLDLLALFTGSEGLLGVIVEVTVKLLPRPERAQVLLAAYDDVEKAGGAVAAIIAAGIIPAGLEMMDNPAIRAAEAFVHAGYPEDAAAILLCELDGSNAEVSEEILRVRKLLLDSGATEVRTAQDEAQRMKFWAGRKNAFPAVGRLSPDYYCMDGTIPRLHLARVLGEINRLSNEYGLKVANVFHAGDGNLHPLILYDANTPGELERTEEFGRRILELCVEVGGTVTGEHGVGVEKLDAMCSQFAAPELNQFMAVKAAFDSAGLLNPGKAVPTLHRCAEFGRMHVHGGKLAHPELPRF, encoded by the coding sequence ATGCCCCTGACCCCCGACTTCATCGCCACCCTCCAGGCCGCACTCCCCGGCCGGGTGCTGGCCAGCGCCGAGGCCTGCCGCCCCTACGAGTGCGATGGCCTGTCCGCCTACCGCAAGACGCCAGAGGTGGTGGCCCTGCCGGAGACGGTGGAGGAGGTGCGGGCCGTCCTGGGCCTGTGCAGCCGGCACGGCGTGCCCGTGGTGGCCCGGGGCGCGGGCACCGGGCTGTCCGGTGGCGCCCTGCCCATTGAGGGCGGCTTGTTGTTAGGCATGGCCAAATTCAACCGGATACTCAACATCGACGCCGCCAACCGCACCGCCCGGGTTCAGCCCGGGGTGCGCAACCTGGCCATCTCCGAGGCCGCCGCCGCCTATGGTTTGTATTACGCCCCGGACCCGTCCTCCCAGATCGCCTGTTCCATCGGCGGCAATGTGGCGGAGAACTCCGGCGGGGTCCACTGCCTGAAGTACGGCCTCACCGTGCACAACGTGTTTTCGGTGACCATGCTCACCATGGACGGCGAACTGGTCACCCTGGGCAGCCAGGCCCTGGATGGCCCCGGCCTGGACCTGCTGGCCCTGTTCACCGGCTCGGAAGGCCTGCTGGGCGTCATCGTGGAAGTGACGGTGAAGCTGCTGCCCCGGCCCGAGCGGGCCCAGGTGCTGCTGGCCGCCTACGACGATGTGGAAAAGGCCGGGGGTGCCGTGGCGGCCATCATCGCCGCCGGCATCATCCCGGCGGGCCTGGAGATGATGGACAACCCGGCCATTCGCGCCGCCGAGGCCTTCGTCCACGCGGGATATCCCGAGGACGCCGCCGCCATCCTGCTGTGCGAACTGGATGGATCCAACGCCGAGGTGTCCGAGGAAATCCTGCGGGTGCGCAAGCTCTTGCTGGACTCCGGCGCCACCGAGGTGCGCACCGCCCAGGACGAGGCCCAGCGCATGAAGTTCTGGGCCGGGCGCAAGAATGCCTTCCCCGCCGTGGGCCGCCTGTCGCCGGACTATTACTGCATGGACGGCACCATCCCCCGCCTGCACCTGGCCCGGGTGCTGGGGGAGATCAATCGCCTGTCCAACGAATACGGCTTGAAAGTGGCCAACGTGTTCCACGCCGGTGACGGCAACCTGCATCCCCTCATCCTTTACGATGCCAACACGCCTGGCGAGTTGGAGAGGACCGAGGAATTCGGTCGCCGCATCCTGGAACTGTGCGTGGAGGTGGGTGGCACGGTCACCGGCGAGCACGGCGTGGGCGTGGAAAAGCTGGACGCCATGTGCAGCCAGTTCGCCGCTCCCGAGTTGAACCAGTTCATGGCAGTGAAGGCCGCCTTCGATTCTGCCGGACTGCTGAACCCCGGCAAGGCCGTCCCTACCCTGCACCGCTGTGCCGAGTTCGGCCGCATGCACGTGCATGGCGGCAAGCTGGCGCATCCGGAATTGCCCAGGTTCTAG
- the radC gene encoding DNA repair protein RadC — MAITDWPEGERPREKLLQRGASALSDAELLAIFLRVGVKGKSAVELARDLLAHFGSLTRLFHASQAEFAAFPGMGPAKFAQLQAVLEMARRALGEEMAQGDALGSPGAVRDYLRLHLGGLGHEVFMALFLDAQNRVLAREELFRGTLTQTSVYPREVVKRALAHNAAGIILAHNHPSGVAEPSQADRWLTDQLKTALGLVDVKVLDHFIVAGTRGLSFAERGLL, encoded by the coding sequence ATGGCCATAACCGATTGGCCCGAGGGCGAACGTCCGAGGGAGAAGCTCCTTCAGCGCGGTGCATCCGCACTTTCAGATGCCGAGTTGCTGGCCATCTTTCTGCGCGTGGGGGTAAAGGGCAAGAGCGCCGTGGAACTGGCCCGGGACCTCCTGGCCCACTTCGGCAGCCTGACGCGGCTGTTCCATGCCAGCCAGGCCGAATTCGCCGCATTTCCCGGCATGGGGCCGGCCAAATTTGCCCAGTTGCAGGCCGTCCTGGAGATGGCCCGCCGGGCCCTGGGGGAGGAGATGGCCCAGGGGGATGCCCTGGGTTCGCCCGGTGCCGTGCGGGACTACCTGCGCCTGCATCTGGGCGGTCTGGGCCACGAGGTGTTCATGGCCCTGTTCCTGGATGCCCAGAACCGGGTGCTGGCCCGGGAAGAACTGTTCCGGGGCACCCTCACCCAGACCTCGGTCTACCCCCGGGAGGTGGTGAAGCGGGCCCTGGCCCACAATGCCGCAGGCATCATCCTGGCCCACAACCATCCCTCCGGCGTGGCGGAGCCTTCCCAGGCGGACCGCTGGCTCACGGACCAGCTCAAGACAGCCCTGGGCCTGGTGGACGTGAAGGTGCTGGACCATTTCATCGTCGCCGGCACCAGGGGCTTGTCCTTCGCCGAGCGAGGTTTGCTTTGA
- the glcF gene encoding glycolate oxidase subunit GlcF, whose amino-acid sequence METHLPADLLNTPEGKEAEAILRACVHCGFCNATCPTYQILGDELDGPRGRIYLMKQMLEGQPVTAETRLHLDRCLTCRNCETTCPSGVQYGRLVDIGRHVAEQRAPRPLSEQVMRKALRTGLTTPILFEPVLKVGRALREFLPRSLREHVPPATQAKAWPANAHVRSMLVLEGCVQPGLAPETNAAAARVLDRLGIRLIAARGAGCCGAIDQHLAAPDAALNAMRRNIDAWWPHIRAGAEAIVLTASGCGSLVKEYAHHLHHDPVYRTKAARVSALARDLSEVLAAEDLGALRIAKPRRVAYHPPCSLQHGQKVRGVVEGILVQAGHQLVPFAESHLCCGSAGTYSLLQPELSRTLRERKLGHIQTVRPDVIATANIGCQTHLAAGADVPVVHWITLLENGASR is encoded by the coding sequence ATGGAAACCCATCTGCCCGCCGATCTGCTGAACACGCCGGAAGGCAAGGAGGCCGAAGCCATCCTGCGCGCCTGCGTCCATTGTGGTTTCTGCAACGCCACCTGTCCCACCTACCAGATACTGGGCGACGAGCTTGATGGCCCCCGGGGCCGCATCTACCTGATGAAGCAGATGCTGGAGGGCCAGCCGGTGACGGCGGAGACCCGCCTGCACCTGGACCGTTGTCTCACCTGCCGCAACTGCGAGACCACCTGTCCGTCCGGGGTTCAATACGGGCGCCTGGTGGATATCGGTCGCCATGTCGCCGAGCAGCGGGCGCCTCGGCCCCTGTCCGAACAGGTCATGCGCAAGGCTTTGCGGACCGGACTGACTACCCCCATCCTGTTCGAACCGGTCTTGAAGGTGGGGCGGGCCTTGCGCGAATTCCTCCCCCGGTCCTTGCGGGAGCATGTTCCTCCCGCGACCCAGGCCAAGGCCTGGCCCGCCAATGCCCATGTCCGTTCCATGCTGGTGTTGGAAGGTTGTGTGCAGCCGGGACTGGCCCCGGAGACCAATGCGGCCGCCGCCCGGGTGCTGGACCGCCTGGGCATACGGCTCATTGCCGCCCGGGGGGCGGGCTGCTGCGGCGCCATCGACCAGCATCTGGCGGCGCCCGACGCCGCCCTGAATGCCATGCGCCGCAACATCGACGCCTGGTGGCCCCACATTCGCGCGGGGGCGGAAGCCATCGTCCTCACCGCCAGCGGCTGCGGCAGCCTGGTGAAGGAATATGCGCACCACCTGCACCATGATCCTGTCTACCGAACCAAGGCGGCGCGGGTGTCCGCCCTGGCCAGGGACTTGTCCGAAGTGCTTGCGGCCGAGGATCTCGGCGCCCTCCGGATCGCCAAGCCCCGGCGCGTGGCCTACCACCCCCCCTGCAGCCTGCAGCACGGCCAGAAGGTCCGGGGCGTGGTGGAGGGTATCCTCGTCCAGGCCGGGCACCAACTGGTGCCCTTTGCCGAGAGCCACCTCTGCTGCGGCTCCGCCGGCACCTATTCCCTGCTCCAGCCCGAACTTTCCCGCACCCTGCGGGAGCGCAAGCTGGGGCATATCCAGACAGTCCGGCCCGATGTCATCGCCACCGCCAACATCGGCTGCCAGACCCATCTGGCCGCCGGCGCCGACGTGCCGGTGGTGCACTGGATCACCCTGTTGGAGAATGGGGCCTCCCGATAA
- a CDS encoding four-carbon acid sugar kinase family protein, protein MNAMAETKTKIIVLDDDPTGSQTVHSCLLLTQWDEATLKQALLDPSPIFFVLTNTRGMDATRAAAVTREVCWKLHQVLEKLEKSGQHINALFVSRSDSTLRGHYPVETDVMAEELGGFDAHFLTPAFFEGGRITRDSVHYLMVDGKPVPTSETEFAKDSVFGYSTSYLPDYVAEKTKGRIPAQDVERFLLEDIRAGVVDRLMALKGNVCCVVDAEVQDDLDRFAADVLAAVARGKRFLFRSAASLLTALARLPAQPIPATDMGQWTRGNYPGAVIMGSHVGKSTRQLEALLQDPEAVPVEVDVDRVQPDRDALLAEVLDKVRRLHARGATPVVFTSRRERTFADEATRLAFGEAVSAFLMDVVRGMPRTLGYLISKGGITSNDTLSKGLALASARVLGQILPGVSVVRCPGDHPAFTNMPVVIFPGNVGGDDALLTAFLRLSRREGGQGQQEAKAA, encoded by the coding sequence ATGAATGCCATGGCCGAGACAAAGACCAAGATCATCGTCCTGGACGACGACCCCACCGGCTCCCAGACGGTGCATAGCTGCCTGCTGCTCACCCAGTGGGACGAGGCCACCTTGAAGCAGGCCCTGCTGGACCCATCGCCCATCTTCTTCGTGCTGACCAACACCCGGGGCATGGATGCGACGCGGGCCGCTGCGGTCACCCGGGAGGTGTGCTGGAAGCTGCACCAGGTGCTGGAGAAGCTGGAGAAGTCCGGCCAGCACATCAATGCCCTGTTCGTCAGCCGCTCGGATTCCACCCTGCGGGGCCACTACCCCGTGGAGACGGATGTCATGGCAGAGGAGCTGGGGGGCTTTGACGCCCACTTCCTTACCCCGGCCTTCTTCGAGGGCGGCCGCATCACCCGGGATTCCGTGCACTACCTGATGGTGGACGGAAAGCCCGTGCCCACTTCGGAGACCGAGTTCGCCAAGGATTCCGTGTTCGGTTATTCCACCAGCTACCTGCCGGATTACGTGGCGGAAAAGACCAAGGGGCGCATCCCGGCCCAGGACGTGGAACGCTTCCTGTTGGAGGATATTCGGGCAGGCGTGGTGGACCGGCTCATGGCCCTCAAGGGCAATGTCTGTTGCGTGGTGGACGCCGAGGTCCAGGACGACCTGGATCGCTTCGCCGCCGACGTGCTGGCAGCCGTGGCCCGGGGCAAGCGCTTCCTGTTCCGCAGTGCCGCCAGCCTGCTCACGGCGCTGGCACGCCTGCCGGCCCAGCCCATTCCCGCCACGGACATGGGCCAATGGACACGGGGCAACTACCCCGGCGCGGTGATCATGGGTTCCCACGTGGGCAAGTCCACGCGCCAGCTGGAGGCCTTGTTGCAGGACCCGGAAGCCGTGCCGGTGGAAGTGGATGTGGATCGCGTGCAGCCTGACCGGGACGCCTTGTTGGCAGAAGTGCTGGATAAGGTGAGACGCCTCCATGCCCGGGGCGCCACCCCCGTGGTGTTCACCAGCCGCCGGGAACGCACCTTTGCCGACGAAGCCACCCGCCTGGCCTTCGGCGAGGCCGTGTCCGCCTTCCTCATGGATGTGGTGCGGGGCATGCCGCGTACCCTGGGCTACCTCATCAGCAAGGGCGGCATCACCAGCAACGACACCCTGTCCAAGGGACTGGCGCTGGCGTCGGCCAGGGTCCTGGGCCAGATTCTGCCCGGCGTTTCGGTGGTGCGCTGCCCCGGGGATCATCCGGCTTTCACCAACATGCCGGTGGTGATCTTTCCCGGCAACGTGGGGGGTGACGATGCACTGCTGACGGCCTTCCTGCGCCTCTCCAGGCGGGAAGGCGGGCAAGGTCAGCAGGAAGCCAAGGCTGCCTGA